The following proteins are co-located in the Festucalex cinctus isolate MCC-2025b chromosome 15, RoL_Fcin_1.0, whole genome shotgun sequence genome:
- the tjp2a gene encoding tight junction protein ZO-2a isoform X3 — MKFKKFITIMQAAMGIVPLNKRELLPPGRKLWRPPGDQPGSDQTAALFKSNRKFCWSREAHYLYLRRLSSRSFSAIMMNPVMEETVWEQYTVTLQRDPKMGFGIAVSGGRDNPNEESGETSIVVSDVLQGGPADGLLFENDRVVQVNAIPMDGVIHSFAVQTLRKCGKVAKITVKRPRKVPVNVLNRPGSPDDRVFNNDYTEDYNYDQDRRSVYSNRQDHSLEREQGGYMDSGYQTRERDYDRNYDRRERGRSAERERSPDQQYRRDGSRGRALDRERSPDRHHRSDHTLNRDYSPDRRYRSERTLDRDHSPDRRYRSERALDRDYSPDRRYRSDRALDRTNSPDRHYRRDSHSPGRNHGRNHSFERGRERIPSDPRKYDEPLKRGASRDRLERSPSPAAMPIPMPRPARELEPLEKPLNVLLLKNRPNEEYGLRLGSQLFIKEMTSTGLASRDGNLQEGDIILKINGTATENLSLSDAGKLIEKSRGKLQLVVQRDRQQVLIRVPPMVDSDSELDDISEIESYRSYSPQDERRGHHSDLSSHSSNERLREKPREEPSNRLAKMGAMPTPFKGLDRAVEDTPPLPPEREESRPQTPPTIAVGPKVHAPPKVPLKPNKEDQEVYGPNTLMVRFQKGDSVGMRLAGGNDVGIFIAGVQEDSAAEQEGLRTGDQLVKVNNVDFRGMVREDAVLYLLEIPKGEDVTILAQSKPEVYKDILESGRGDSFFIRTHFEYEKEAHQSLTFTRGEIFKVTDTLYDGKLGNWLAVRTNKENQLLEKGIIPNKSRAEQMANVQNAARAASGNDRGDFWRLRGQRAAKKKDLRKSREDLSAAPVATRFPAYERVVLREAGFKRPVVIFGPISDAVNEKLASDMPNEFVIAKTEPKDAGSEKSSGVVRLNTIRQIIEQNTHALLDVTPKAVDTLNYTQWYPIVILLNPDSKQGVKTMRNRLLPGSTRSARKLYEQAIKLRKTCSHLFTDTIDLNSANDAWYGSVKDSIRGQQDRAVWVCEGKLDGSEEDLDLHDDRMSYLSAMSADYLSMDSRLTSDYDDTADEGGAYTDNELDEPMDEPQPVSAISRSSEPVLPDEVRAQTRTDSSRSYDSHSSSTISSSDAAGGNKPLPPPVALKPTIARLNQMSDEQTSEMEEDPANKSFLGKQMGDQIKAFEKMDHLARAQRILELQEAESARLEIAQKHPDIYAIPVKLPKPNLNRPQPIGSSSNPEPQTPSRHQYSESRTHEDDEAEYRRQLADNTKRGYYNPQKYKDTEL, encoded by the exons ATGAAGTTTAAGAAGTTCATTACGATCATGCAGGCAGCAATGGGAATCGTACCCTTGAACAAACGAGAGCTTCTTCCACCGGGCAGGAAACTGTGGAGACCCCCTGG GGATCAGCCTGGATCTGACCAGACTGCTGCTCTTTTTAAGTCCAACCGCAAATTCTGCTGGTCCCGAGAAGCCCATTACTTGTATCTTCGTCGCCTGTCTTCACGCAGCTTTTCGGCTATTATGATG AACCCGGTTATGGAGGAGACGGTCTGGGAGCAGTACACAGTGACCCTGCAGAGG GATCCAAAGATGGGCTTTGGCATTGCTGTATCAGGAGGGCGAGACAACCCGAACGAGGAGAGTGGCGAGACATCCATTGTGGTGTCTGACGTCCTGCAGGGAGGACCAGCTGATGGCTTGTTGTT TGAGAATGACAGAGTGGTGCAGGTGAACGCCATTCCCATGGATGGGGTCATCCATTCCTTCGCTGTCCAAACCCTCAGAAAGTGTGGAAAAGTTGCAAAAATC ACCGTCAAGAGACCGAGAAAGGTTCCTGTAAATGTCCTGAATCGTCCTGGCTCACCTGATGATCGAGTTTTCAACAATGATTACACTGAAGATTACAACTACGACCAGGACCGTCGCAGTGTGTACAGTAACAGGCAGGACCACAGCCTGGAGAGGGAACAAGGCGGCTATATGGATTCTGGCTACCAAACCCGTGAGCGTGATTATGACAGAAACTATGACCGACGAGAACGGGGCAGGAGTGCAGAAAGAGAACGTAGCCCTGACCAGCAATACAGGAGAGATGGTAGCAGAGGTCGCGCCTTGGACAGAGAACGTAGCCCTGATCGTCACCACAGGAGCGATCACACACTCAACCGTGACTATAGCCCAGACAGAAGATACCGTAGCGAGCGCACGTTAGACCGAGACCACAGTCCTGACCGGCGCTACCGCAGCGAGCGGGCCCTCGACCGCGACTATAGTCCGGACCGACGCTATCGTAGTGACCGTGCGCTAGATCGCACCAACAGCCCCGACCGACACTACAGACGAGACAGTCACAGCCCGGGACGCAACCATGGACGTAACCACAGCTTTGAACGCGGACGAGAACGAATTCCCAGTGACCCGAGGAAATATGATGAGCCTCTTAAGAGAGGTGCAAGCAGGGACCGGCTGGAGCGTTCACCGTCACCTGCGGCCATGCCCATCCCTATGCCACGTCCTGCTCGAGAATTGGAGCCACTGGAGAAACCTCTGAATGTTCTACTGCTGAAAAATCGGCCGAACGAAG AGTATGGCCTTCGACTGGGCAGTCAGCTTTTTATCAAAGAGATGACCAGCACAGGGCTTGCCAGCAGAGACGGGAACCTACAAGAAGGAGACATAATTCTGAAG ATCAATGGAACAGCGACTGAAAACCTTTCCCTCAGCGACGCAGGGAAGCTGATCGAGAAGTCTCGCGGGAAGCTGCAGCTGGTAGTCCAGAGAGACAGGCAGCAAGTGCTGATCCGAGTCCCCCCAATGGTTGACAGCGACTCAGAGCTTGATG ATATTTCTGAGATCGAGTCCTACCGTTCCTACTCTCCACAAGATGAAAGACGAGGCCATCATTCAGACCTATCATCGCACTCCTCCAATGAGCGGCTCCGAGAGAAGCCAAG GGAGGAGCCATCTAACCGGCTGGCTAAGATGGGTGCTATGCCCACCCCATTCAAAGGTCTTGACCGAGCTGTGGAAGACACACCCCCATTGCCTCCTGAGAGGGAGGAGTCAAGACCACAAACGCCACCaa CAATCGCAGTTGGCCCAAAGGTTCACGCTCCTCCTAAAGTACCACTAAAGCCAAACAAAGAAGACCAGGAAGTATACGG ACCGAACACATTGATGGTCCGTTTTCAGAAAGGTGACAGCGTTGGTATGAGGCTTGCAGGAGGGAATGATGTTGGTATCTTCATTGCTGGAGTTCAGGAAGATAGTGCAGCTGAACAGGAAGGTCTTCGTACTGGGGATCAGCTTGTCAAG GTGAACAATGTTGACTTTAGGGGAATGGTCCGTGAAGATGCCGTCCTTTATCTCCTGGAGATTCCCAAAGGAGAAGATGTGACCATTCTTGCACAGAGCAAGCCAGAAg TTTACAAAGACATTTTAGAATCTGGTAGAGGCGACTCCTTCTTCATCAGGACCCACTTTGAGTATGAGAAAGAGGCTCATCAGAGCCTCACTTTCACCAGAGGAGAGATTTTCAAAGTTACTGATACACTCTACGACGGCAAGCTGGGCAACTGGCTGGCAGTCCGTACAAACAAAGAAAACCAGTTGCTGGAGAAGGGCATCATTCCTAATAAAAGCAG AGCGGAGCAAATGGCCAACGTCCAGAATGCTGCACGAGCTGCATCAGGTAACGACAGAGGAGACTTCTGGAGGCTTCGAGGACAAAGAGCAGCTAAGAAGAAAGATCTTCGCAAGAGTCGAGAGGATCTGAGTGCAGCACCGGTTGCTACACGATTCCCAGCCTATGAGAGAGTTGTCCTGCGTGAAG CTGGCTTCAAGAGACCTGTGGTCATATTTGGGCCCATCTCTGATGCTGTGAATGAAAAACTGGCCAGTGACATGCCGAATGAGTTTGTCATTGCTA AAACGGAGCCAAAGGATGCAGGAAGTGAGAAATCATCCGGAGTTGTGAGACTGAACACAATTCGGCAAATTATTGAACAG AACACTCACGCGCTTCTGGATGTGACTCCCAAAGCTGTTGACACCTTGAATTACACCCAGTGGTATCCCATCGTCATTTTACTGAATCCAGACAGCAAGCAGGGAGTCAAGACCATGAGGAATCGCCTCTTGCCTGGATCCACCCGCAGTGCACGCAAACTGTATGAGCAGGCCATTAAGCTGAGAAAGACATGCTCACACCTGTTCACTG ACACAATTGACCTCAACTCAGCCAATGATGCATGGTACGGCAGTGTGAAAGATTCAATCCGGGGGCAGCAAGACAGAGCTGTGTGGGTGTGTGAAGGCAAG tTGGATGGTTCAGAGGAGGATCTAGATCTCCATGACGACCGAATGTCCTACTTGTCAGCGATGAGCGCAGACTACCTAAGCATGGACAGCCGCCTGACCAGCGACTACGATGACACGGCCGATGAGGGCGGGGCTTACACCGACAACGAGCTGGACGAGCCGATGGACGAGCCCCAGCCTGTGTCAGCCATCAGTCGGTCGTCGGAACCTGTGCTGCCTGACGAG GTGCGCGCTCAGACCCGGACCGACTCCTCACGCAGCTATGACTCCCACTCCAGCAGCACCATCAGCAGCAGCGACGCAGCGGGCGGGAACAAGCCGCTGCCCCCTCCGGTGGCCCTGAAGCCCACCATCGCCCGCCTCAACCAGATGTCAGATGAGCAGACCTCGGAGATGGAAGAGGATCCTGCCAACAAATCCTTCCTGGGCAAG CAAATGGGGGATCAG ATTAAAGCCTTTGAGAAGATGGACCACCTGGCCCGAGCTCAGAGGATCCTCGAACTGCAGGAGGCAGAAAGTGCTCGG
- the tjp2a gene encoding tight junction protein ZO-2a isoform X7 produces MKTVLSLHRKWAHAVKTIRILQGLNPVMEETVWEQYTVTLQRDPKMGFGIAVSGGRDNPNEESGETSIVVSDVLQGGPADGLLFENDRVVQVNAIPMDGVIHSFAVQTLRKCGKVAKITVKRPRKVPVNVLNRPGSPDDRVFNNDYTEDYNYDQDRRSVYSNRQDHSLEREQGGYMDSGYQTRERDYDRNYDRRERGRSAERERSPDQQYRRDGSRGRALDRERSPDRHHRSDHTLNRDYSPDRRYRSERTLDRDHSPDRRYRSERALDRDYSPDRRYRSDRALDRTNSPDRHYRRDSHSPGRNHGRNHSFERGRERIPSDPRKYDEPLKRGASRDRLERSPSPAAMPIPMPRPARELEPLEKPLNVLLLKNRPNEEYGLRLGSQLFIKEMTSTGLASRDGNLQEGDIILKINGTATENLSLSDAGKLIEKSRGKLQLVVQRDRQQVLIRVPPMVDSDSELDDISEIESYRSYSPQDERRGHHSDLSSHSSNERLREKPREEPSNRLAKMGAMPTPFKGLDRAVEDTPPLPPEREESRPQTPPTIAVGPKVHAPPKVPLKPNKEDQEVYGPNTLMVRFQKGDSVGMRLAGGNDVGIFIAGVQEDSAAEQEGLRTGDQLVKVNNVDFRGMVREDAVLYLLEIPKGEDVTILAQSKPEVYKDILESGRGDSFFIRTHFEYEKEAHQSLTFTRGEIFKVTDTLYDGKLGNWLAVRTNKENQLLEKGIIPNKSRAEQMANVQNAARAASGNDRGDFWRLRGQRAAKKKDLRKSREDLSAAPVATRFPAYERVVLREAGFKRPVVIFGPISDAVNEKLASDMPNEFVIAKTEPKDAGSEKSSGVVRLNTIRQIIEQNTHALLDVTPKAVDTLNYTQWYPIVILLNPDSKQGVKTMRNRLLPGSTRSARKLYEQAIKLRKTCSHLFTDTIDLNSANDAWYGSVKDSIRGQQDRAVWVCEGKLDGSEEDLDLHDDRMSYLSAMSADYLSMDSRLTSDYDDTADEGGAYTDNELDEPMDEPQPVSAISRSSEPVLPDEKPHPEPRNRMRRSSSRERVNREPSPPPAFVPEPPKVRAQTRTDSSRSYDSHSSSTISSSDAAGGNKPLPPPVALKPTIARLNQMSDEQTSEMEEDPANKSFLGKIKAFEKMDHLARAQRILELQEAESARLEIAQKHPDIYAIPVKLPKPNLNRPQPIGSSSNPEPQTPSRHQYSESRTHEDDEAEYRRQLADNTKRGYYNPQKYKDTEL; encoded by the exons ATGAAGACTGTTCTCAGCCTACACAGGAAATGGGCCCACGCCGTCAAAACCATACGCATCCTGCAGGGACTC AACCCGGTTATGGAGGAGACGGTCTGGGAGCAGTACACAGTGACCCTGCAGAGG GATCCAAAGATGGGCTTTGGCATTGCTGTATCAGGAGGGCGAGACAACCCGAACGAGGAGAGTGGCGAGACATCCATTGTGGTGTCTGACGTCCTGCAGGGAGGACCAGCTGATGGCTTGTTGTT TGAGAATGACAGAGTGGTGCAGGTGAACGCCATTCCCATGGATGGGGTCATCCATTCCTTCGCTGTCCAAACCCTCAGAAAGTGTGGAAAAGTTGCAAAAATC ACCGTCAAGAGACCGAGAAAGGTTCCTGTAAATGTCCTGAATCGTCCTGGCTCACCTGATGATCGAGTTTTCAACAATGATTACACTGAAGATTACAACTACGACCAGGACCGTCGCAGTGTGTACAGTAACAGGCAGGACCACAGCCTGGAGAGGGAACAAGGCGGCTATATGGATTCTGGCTACCAAACCCGTGAGCGTGATTATGACAGAAACTATGACCGACGAGAACGGGGCAGGAGTGCAGAAAGAGAACGTAGCCCTGACCAGCAATACAGGAGAGATGGTAGCAGAGGTCGCGCCTTGGACAGAGAACGTAGCCCTGATCGTCACCACAGGAGCGATCACACACTCAACCGTGACTATAGCCCAGACAGAAGATACCGTAGCGAGCGCACGTTAGACCGAGACCACAGTCCTGACCGGCGCTACCGCAGCGAGCGGGCCCTCGACCGCGACTATAGTCCGGACCGACGCTATCGTAGTGACCGTGCGCTAGATCGCACCAACAGCCCCGACCGACACTACAGACGAGACAGTCACAGCCCGGGACGCAACCATGGACGTAACCACAGCTTTGAACGCGGACGAGAACGAATTCCCAGTGACCCGAGGAAATATGATGAGCCTCTTAAGAGAGGTGCAAGCAGGGACCGGCTGGAGCGTTCACCGTCACCTGCGGCCATGCCCATCCCTATGCCACGTCCTGCTCGAGAATTGGAGCCACTGGAGAAACCTCTGAATGTTCTACTGCTGAAAAATCGGCCGAACGAAG AGTATGGCCTTCGACTGGGCAGTCAGCTTTTTATCAAAGAGATGACCAGCACAGGGCTTGCCAGCAGAGACGGGAACCTACAAGAAGGAGACATAATTCTGAAG ATCAATGGAACAGCGACTGAAAACCTTTCCCTCAGCGACGCAGGGAAGCTGATCGAGAAGTCTCGCGGGAAGCTGCAGCTGGTAGTCCAGAGAGACAGGCAGCAAGTGCTGATCCGAGTCCCCCCAATGGTTGACAGCGACTCAGAGCTTGATG ATATTTCTGAGATCGAGTCCTACCGTTCCTACTCTCCACAAGATGAAAGACGAGGCCATCATTCAGACCTATCATCGCACTCCTCCAATGAGCGGCTCCGAGAGAAGCCAAG GGAGGAGCCATCTAACCGGCTGGCTAAGATGGGTGCTATGCCCACCCCATTCAAAGGTCTTGACCGAGCTGTGGAAGACACACCCCCATTGCCTCCTGAGAGGGAGGAGTCAAGACCACAAACGCCACCaa CAATCGCAGTTGGCCCAAAGGTTCACGCTCCTCCTAAAGTACCACTAAAGCCAAACAAAGAAGACCAGGAAGTATACGG ACCGAACACATTGATGGTCCGTTTTCAGAAAGGTGACAGCGTTGGTATGAGGCTTGCAGGAGGGAATGATGTTGGTATCTTCATTGCTGGAGTTCAGGAAGATAGTGCAGCTGAACAGGAAGGTCTTCGTACTGGGGATCAGCTTGTCAAG GTGAACAATGTTGACTTTAGGGGAATGGTCCGTGAAGATGCCGTCCTTTATCTCCTGGAGATTCCCAAAGGAGAAGATGTGACCATTCTTGCACAGAGCAAGCCAGAAg TTTACAAAGACATTTTAGAATCTGGTAGAGGCGACTCCTTCTTCATCAGGACCCACTTTGAGTATGAGAAAGAGGCTCATCAGAGCCTCACTTTCACCAGAGGAGAGATTTTCAAAGTTACTGATACACTCTACGACGGCAAGCTGGGCAACTGGCTGGCAGTCCGTACAAACAAAGAAAACCAGTTGCTGGAGAAGGGCATCATTCCTAATAAAAGCAG AGCGGAGCAAATGGCCAACGTCCAGAATGCTGCACGAGCTGCATCAGGTAACGACAGAGGAGACTTCTGGAGGCTTCGAGGACAAAGAGCAGCTAAGAAGAAAGATCTTCGCAAGAGTCGAGAGGATCTGAGTGCAGCACCGGTTGCTACACGATTCCCAGCCTATGAGAGAGTTGTCCTGCGTGAAG CTGGCTTCAAGAGACCTGTGGTCATATTTGGGCCCATCTCTGATGCTGTGAATGAAAAACTGGCCAGTGACATGCCGAATGAGTTTGTCATTGCTA AAACGGAGCCAAAGGATGCAGGAAGTGAGAAATCATCCGGAGTTGTGAGACTGAACACAATTCGGCAAATTATTGAACAG AACACTCACGCGCTTCTGGATGTGACTCCCAAAGCTGTTGACACCTTGAATTACACCCAGTGGTATCCCATCGTCATTTTACTGAATCCAGACAGCAAGCAGGGAGTCAAGACCATGAGGAATCGCCTCTTGCCTGGATCCACCCGCAGTGCACGCAAACTGTATGAGCAGGCCATTAAGCTGAGAAAGACATGCTCACACCTGTTCACTG ACACAATTGACCTCAACTCAGCCAATGATGCATGGTACGGCAGTGTGAAAGATTCAATCCGGGGGCAGCAAGACAGAGCTGTGTGGGTGTGTGAAGGCAAG tTGGATGGTTCAGAGGAGGATCTAGATCTCCATGACGACCGAATGTCCTACTTGTCAGCGATGAGCGCAGACTACCTAAGCATGGACAGCCGCCTGACCAGCGACTACGATGACACGGCCGATGAGGGCGGGGCTTACACCGACAACGAGCTGGACGAGCCGATGGACGAGCCCCAGCCTGTGTCAGCCATCAGTCGGTCGTCGGAACCTGTGCTGCCTGACGAG AAGCCCCACCCTGAACCCCGGAATCGTATGAGAAGGTCAAGCAGCAGAGAGAGGGTAAATAGAGAGCCCAGTCCTCCCCCTGCTTTTGTCCCTGAACCTCCAAAG GTGCGCGCTCAGACCCGGACCGACTCCTCACGCAGCTATGACTCCCACTCCAGCAGCACCATCAGCAGCAGCGACGCAGCGGGCGGGAACAAGCCGCTGCCCCCTCCGGTGGCCCTGAAGCCCACCATCGCCCGCCTCAACCAGATGTCAGATGAGCAGACCTCGGAGATGGAAGAGGATCCTGCCAACAAATCCTTCCTGGGCAAG ATTAAAGCCTTTGAGAAGATGGACCACCTGGCCCGAGCTCAGAGGATCCTCGAACTGCAGGAGGCAGAAAGTGCTCGG
- the tjp2a gene encoding tight junction protein ZO-2a isoform X4, producing MKFKKFITIMQAAMGIVPLNKRELLPPGRKLWRPPGDQPGSDQTAALFKSNRKFCWSREAHYLYLRRLSSRSFSAIMMNPVMEETVWEQYTVTLQRDPKMGFGIAVSGGRDNPNEESGETSIVVSDVLQGGPADGLLFENDRVVQVNAIPMDGVIHSFAVQTLRKCGKVAKITVKRPRKVPVNVLNRPGSPDDRVFNNDYTEDYNYDQDRRSVYSNRQDHSLEREQGGYMDSGYQTRERDYDRNYDRRERGRSAERERSPDQQYRRDGSRGRALDRERSPDRHHRSDHTLNRDYSPDRRYRSERTLDRDHSPDRRYRSERALDRDYSPDRRYRSDRALDRTNSPDRHYRRDSHSPGRNHGRNHSFERGRERIPSDPRKYDEPLKRGASRDRLERSPSPAAMPIPMPRPARELEPLEKPLNVLLLKNRPNEEYGLRLGSQLFIKEMTSTGLASRDGNLQEGDIILKINGTATENLSLSDAGKLIEKSRGKLQLVVQRDRQQVLIRVPPMVDSDSELDDISEIESYRSYSPQDERRGHHSDLSSHSSNERLREKPREEPSNRLAKMGAMPTPFKGLDRAVEDTPPLPPEREESRPQTPPTIAVGPKVHAPPKVPLKPNKEDQEVYGPNTLMVRFQKGDSVGMRLAGGNDVGIFIAGVQEDSAAEQEGLRTGDQLVKVNNVDFRGMVREDAVLYLLEIPKGEDVTILAQSKPEVYKDILESGRGDSFFIRTHFEYEKEAHQSLTFTRGEIFKVTDTLYDGKLGNWLAVRTNKENQLLEKGIIPNKSRAEQMANVQNAARAASGNDRGDFWRLRGQRAAKKKDLRKSREDLSAAPVATRFPAYERVVLREAGFKRPVVIFGPISDAVNEKLASDMPNEFVIAKTEPKDAGSEKSSGVVRLNTIRQIIEQNTHALLDVTPKAVDTLNYTQWYPIVILLNPDSKQGVKTMRNRLLPGSTRSARKLYEQAIKLRKTCSHLFTDTIDLNSANDAWYGSVKDSIRGQQDRAVWVCEGKLDGSEEDLDLHDDRMSYLSAMSADYLSMDSRLTSDYDDTADEGGAYTDNELDEPMDEPQPVSAISRSSEPVLPDEVRAQTRTDSSRSYDSHSSSTISSSDAAGGNKPLPPPVALKPTIARLNQMSDEQTSEMEEDPANKSFLGKIKAFEKMDHLARAQRILELQEAESARLEIAQKHPDIYAIPVKLPKPNLNRPQPIGSSSNPEPQTPSRHQYSESRTHEDDEAEYRRQLADNTKRGYYNPQKYKDTEL from the exons ATGAAGTTTAAGAAGTTCATTACGATCATGCAGGCAGCAATGGGAATCGTACCCTTGAACAAACGAGAGCTTCTTCCACCGGGCAGGAAACTGTGGAGACCCCCTGG GGATCAGCCTGGATCTGACCAGACTGCTGCTCTTTTTAAGTCCAACCGCAAATTCTGCTGGTCCCGAGAAGCCCATTACTTGTATCTTCGTCGCCTGTCTTCACGCAGCTTTTCGGCTATTATGATG AACCCGGTTATGGAGGAGACGGTCTGGGAGCAGTACACAGTGACCCTGCAGAGG GATCCAAAGATGGGCTTTGGCATTGCTGTATCAGGAGGGCGAGACAACCCGAACGAGGAGAGTGGCGAGACATCCATTGTGGTGTCTGACGTCCTGCAGGGAGGACCAGCTGATGGCTTGTTGTT TGAGAATGACAGAGTGGTGCAGGTGAACGCCATTCCCATGGATGGGGTCATCCATTCCTTCGCTGTCCAAACCCTCAGAAAGTGTGGAAAAGTTGCAAAAATC ACCGTCAAGAGACCGAGAAAGGTTCCTGTAAATGTCCTGAATCGTCCTGGCTCACCTGATGATCGAGTTTTCAACAATGATTACACTGAAGATTACAACTACGACCAGGACCGTCGCAGTGTGTACAGTAACAGGCAGGACCACAGCCTGGAGAGGGAACAAGGCGGCTATATGGATTCTGGCTACCAAACCCGTGAGCGTGATTATGACAGAAACTATGACCGACGAGAACGGGGCAGGAGTGCAGAAAGAGAACGTAGCCCTGACCAGCAATACAGGAGAGATGGTAGCAGAGGTCGCGCCTTGGACAGAGAACGTAGCCCTGATCGTCACCACAGGAGCGATCACACACTCAACCGTGACTATAGCCCAGACAGAAGATACCGTAGCGAGCGCACGTTAGACCGAGACCACAGTCCTGACCGGCGCTACCGCAGCGAGCGGGCCCTCGACCGCGACTATAGTCCGGACCGACGCTATCGTAGTGACCGTGCGCTAGATCGCACCAACAGCCCCGACCGACACTACAGACGAGACAGTCACAGCCCGGGACGCAACCATGGACGTAACCACAGCTTTGAACGCGGACGAGAACGAATTCCCAGTGACCCGAGGAAATATGATGAGCCTCTTAAGAGAGGTGCAAGCAGGGACCGGCTGGAGCGTTCACCGTCACCTGCGGCCATGCCCATCCCTATGCCACGTCCTGCTCGAGAATTGGAGCCACTGGAGAAACCTCTGAATGTTCTACTGCTGAAAAATCGGCCGAACGAAG AGTATGGCCTTCGACTGGGCAGTCAGCTTTTTATCAAAGAGATGACCAGCACAGGGCTTGCCAGCAGAGACGGGAACCTACAAGAAGGAGACATAATTCTGAAG ATCAATGGAACAGCGACTGAAAACCTTTCCCTCAGCGACGCAGGGAAGCTGATCGAGAAGTCTCGCGGGAAGCTGCAGCTGGTAGTCCAGAGAGACAGGCAGCAAGTGCTGATCCGAGTCCCCCCAATGGTTGACAGCGACTCAGAGCTTGATG ATATTTCTGAGATCGAGTCCTACCGTTCCTACTCTCCACAAGATGAAAGACGAGGCCATCATTCAGACCTATCATCGCACTCCTCCAATGAGCGGCTCCGAGAGAAGCCAAG GGAGGAGCCATCTAACCGGCTGGCTAAGATGGGTGCTATGCCCACCCCATTCAAAGGTCTTGACCGAGCTGTGGAAGACACACCCCCATTGCCTCCTGAGAGGGAGGAGTCAAGACCACAAACGCCACCaa CAATCGCAGTTGGCCCAAAGGTTCACGCTCCTCCTAAAGTACCACTAAAGCCAAACAAAGAAGACCAGGAAGTATACGG ACCGAACACATTGATGGTCCGTTTTCAGAAAGGTGACAGCGTTGGTATGAGGCTTGCAGGAGGGAATGATGTTGGTATCTTCATTGCTGGAGTTCAGGAAGATAGTGCAGCTGAACAGGAAGGTCTTCGTACTGGGGATCAGCTTGTCAAG GTGAACAATGTTGACTTTAGGGGAATGGTCCGTGAAGATGCCGTCCTTTATCTCCTGGAGATTCCCAAAGGAGAAGATGTGACCATTCTTGCACAGAGCAAGCCAGAAg TTTACAAAGACATTTTAGAATCTGGTAGAGGCGACTCCTTCTTCATCAGGACCCACTTTGAGTATGAGAAAGAGGCTCATCAGAGCCTCACTTTCACCAGAGGAGAGATTTTCAAAGTTACTGATACACTCTACGACGGCAAGCTGGGCAACTGGCTGGCAGTCCGTACAAACAAAGAAAACCAGTTGCTGGAGAAGGGCATCATTCCTAATAAAAGCAG AGCGGAGCAAATGGCCAACGTCCAGAATGCTGCACGAGCTGCATCAGGTAACGACAGAGGAGACTTCTGGAGGCTTCGAGGACAAAGAGCAGCTAAGAAGAAAGATCTTCGCAAGAGTCGAGAGGATCTGAGTGCAGCACCGGTTGCTACACGATTCCCAGCCTATGAGAGAGTTGTCCTGCGTGAAG CTGGCTTCAAGAGACCTGTGGTCATATTTGGGCCCATCTCTGATGCTGTGAATGAAAAACTGGCCAGTGACATGCCGAATGAGTTTGTCATTGCTA AAACGGAGCCAAAGGATGCAGGAAGTGAGAAATCATCCGGAGTTGTGAGACTGAACACAATTCGGCAAATTATTGAACAG AACACTCACGCGCTTCTGGATGTGACTCCCAAAGCTGTTGACACCTTGAATTACACCCAGTGGTATCCCATCGTCATTTTACTGAATCCAGACAGCAAGCAGGGAGTCAAGACCATGAGGAATCGCCTCTTGCCTGGATCCACCCGCAGTGCACGCAAACTGTATGAGCAGGCCATTAAGCTGAGAAAGACATGCTCACACCTGTTCACTG ACACAATTGACCTCAACTCAGCCAATGATGCATGGTACGGCAGTGTGAAAGATTCAATCCGGGGGCAGCAAGACAGAGCTGTGTGGGTGTGTGAAGGCAAG tTGGATGGTTCAGAGGAGGATCTAGATCTCCATGACGACCGAATGTCCTACTTGTCAGCGATGAGCGCAGACTACCTAAGCATGGACAGCCGCCTGACCAGCGACTACGATGACACGGCCGATGAGGGCGGGGCTTACACCGACAACGAGCTGGACGAGCCGATGGACGAGCCCCAGCCTGTGTCAGCCATCAGTCGGTCGTCGGAACCTGTGCTGCCTGACGAG GTGCGCGCTCAGACCCGGACCGACTCCTCACGCAGCTATGACTCCCACTCCAGCAGCACCATCAGCAGCAGCGACGCAGCGGGCGGGAACAAGCCGCTGCCCCCTCCGGTGGCCCTGAAGCCCACCATCGCCCGCCTCAACCAGATGTCAGATGAGCAGACCTCGGAGATGGAAGAGGATCCTGCCAACAAATCCTTCCTGGGCAAG ATTAAAGCCTTTGAGAAGATGGACCACCTGGCCCGAGCTCAGAGGATCCTCGAACTGCAGGAGGCAGAAAGTGCTCGG